CTGATTGTCGGAGCGGCGTTCACTGAAACTGTCCTCAAACAGCCGTTTACGTGAGCGGTTCCGGTTCCTCGTTATATTCGACGACTAATTCGACATCATCAGGACCGAATTCATCGCGTTCCGCTTCCAGCGTATCAAGAGCGTCTTTAACCGGGAAGAAATCCGGCTTCTCGAGTGCATCTTCTGTGGCCCAAGCGTATCGAATCGTTTGCTCCGAATCGATGAGGAACACGGCACGCTGTGGAACGCGCTCGTGGTTCTCCCATTCGTCATAACAGACATCATATGACTCGGCAACCCGCCCGGAACTATCACTAAGTAACGGGAAATTGATGCCGTATTCCTCGGCGAATGCTCGGTGGGCGTAGATGCTGTCCCCAGAAATTGCCCAGACATCGAGCGCCGGCGTCAGCTGAAACCACTCTGCATCGCGGATCGCACACAGTTCGTTTGTACAAACAGGACTGAAATCAAATGGGTAAAAAACTAGCAACGCAGCCCGATCATCCGCAGTTGTCTCATCCAAGCTGTACTCGGTTTGTTCTCCGTCACGGAGACCTGGAAGAGTGAATGACGGTGCAGACGCTCCCTCGTTTATCATGCGTCACAGTAGCACACGAAGAAAGGATAGTCTTGGGGCTAACACCCCCACCTGAATGGAGTAGCCTCAAATGTGGGATGAAATTCACTGGAATCCGTACGTCAGGAGTTCGCCGTCGCCCACTCAAGAAGGGGTTCTAATCTCGAACGAATCTCATCCCCTTCGTCAGTTAGCGCGTATTCGACGCGTGGCGGAATTTCGTTGTACTGCGTCCGTGAGACGATCCCTGCCTCCTCGAATTCGTCGAGGCGTTTCGAGATTGTCGACGTGCTCGCTGTAGGGAGGTGCGCCTCGATCTCCGCGAACCGCAGCGAATCGTGTGCGCCGATGATACTGACGAGTTGCATCGCGTATTTTCGGCTCAACGTGTCGATAACTCCTGTGAGCGGACAATAGCACGTCCCCTCAACATCGCACGTTGGCGCCGGTGAAGTAGTATCTGCCATAGCTTCGTGGCCTCCAACCTACTCTATAGCTTCGGACTCTGGAGTATAAGAACTTCCCGTCGTAAAGTTTCGGTATAGATGACTCACACATCCGACTATGATCTCGTGATTCTCGGCGGTGGCGCCGCAGCTTTCGCCGCGATCACTGAAGCGAGCCGACGGGACCTCTCGACGGCGATGGTGAACACCGGCTTGCCCATCGGCGGAACCTGCGTGAACGTCGGCTGTGTCCCGAGTAAGCATCTGCTTGCCGTCGCCGAGAGCGGCGCTGCAGCGTCGGAGAATCCCTTCGACGCCGTTCGATACCCTGAGGAACCGACTGTCGACTGGGCCGACGCACTCGACGGGACCGACGACCTCGTCGAGGGATTCCGGCGGGAGAATTACGTCGATGTCGCCGAGCACTTCGAGACCGACATCTACGAGGGGTACGGCCAGCTGGTCGACGACACAACCATCGAGGTCGTCGACGGCGCCGACGAGGGCGCGCGCATTACTGGAGAGAAGGCGCTCGTCGCGACTGGCAGTTCACCGTGGGCGCCGCCCATCGACGGCCTCGAGGAGGTCGATTACTACACGAGCGAAACCATCCTCGAGGAGCGCGACCTCCCCGAGAGTATCCTAATGCTCGGTGGTGGGTACATCGCGCTGGAGTGGGGCCAGATCCTCCACCGTGTCGGCGTCGACGTGACGATTCTCCAGCGCTCCGAGCGCGTCCTCTCGGACATGGAAGGCCAACTTGGTCGCGAGATGCAGCGTGCATTCGATGAGGAAGGCATCGAGATACTCACCGATAACGACTTCCGGCGCGTCCGCAGGCCAGCAGCTGACGGCGGCGCCGAAGCGATCCAGTCGGGCGTCGCCGTCGAAACAACCGTCGACGGCACTGAGCGAACGGTCACCGGCGACGCGCTGTTCGTCGCGACCGGGGTCCAGCCCAACAGCGAGGAGATCAGTCTCGAAACGGTAGGGGTCGAAACGAACCCCGATGGAACGATTCGTGTCGACGAGTACTTCCAGACGACGAATCCCGACATCTACGCGGCGGGCGACGTGATCGGCGAGCCCGAACTGGAGACGGTCGCCGCCAAGGAGGGCA
The sequence above is a segment of the Halobaculum roseum genome. Coding sequences within it:
- a CDS encoding peroxiredoxin, which translates into the protein MINEGASAPSFTLPGLRDGEQTEYSLDETTADDRAALLVFYPFDFSPVCTNELCAIRDAEWFQLTPALDVWAISGDSIYAHRAFAEEYGINFPLLSDSSGRVAESYDVCYDEWENHERVPQRAVFLIDSEQTIRYAWATEDALEKPDFFPVKDALDTLEAERDEFGPDDVELVVEYNEEPEPLT
- a CDS encoding winged helix-turn-helix transcriptional regulator; this translates as MADTTSPAPTCDVEGTCYCPLTGVIDTLSRKYAMQLVSIIGAHDSLRFAEIEAHLPTASTSTISKRLDEFEEAGIVSRTQYNEIPPRVEYALTDEGDEIRSRLEPLLEWATANS
- the merA gene encoding mercury(II) reductase produces the protein MTHTSDYDLVILGGGAAAFAAITEASRRDLSTAMVNTGLPIGGTCVNVGCVPSKHLLAVAESGAAASENPFDAVRYPEEPTVDWADALDGTDDLVEGFRRENYVDVAEHFETDIYEGYGQLVDDTTIEVVDGADEGARITGEKALVATGSSPWAPPIDGLEEVDYYTSETILEERDLPESILMLGGGYIALEWGQILHRVGVDVTILQRSERVLSDMEGQLGREMQRAFDEEGIEILTDNDFRRVRRPAADGGAEAIQSGVAVETTVDGTERTVTGDALFVATGVQPNSEEISLETVGVETNPDGTIRVDEYFQTTNPDIYAAGDVIGEPELETVAAKEGNHAVKNAFGNEGVSIDYDAVPAVVFTSPEVAAVGTTELEYMDEHGTCSCRTVQMADVPRAKAVKNTDGLVQVVKHHETDEIVGVHMVGPRAADMIMEATLAVRFGLTVDDIIDTVHPFPTFSEAFKQACQAFRRDTSKMSCCIE